In Elaeis guineensis isolate ETL-2024a chromosome 1, EG11, whole genome shotgun sequence, a genomic segment contains:
- the LOC105038303 gene encoding uncharacterized protein isoform X2, whose protein sequence is MAPLPMENSALNGSFLVLNLGNNTVGLGNSSAFPVASNAFNQNTVERTPNLNAICKMDTLSNSTEEASSASESHKGKRASREMEDPDWVPEKKARKSSGSASRMARPKQGTSVCKNTSEIPPIEDNSMFGSKSGPPPPYLVNLLQFFGWRVIFRPGFGDYIYISPNGIAYYSLPKAFETFLHGTSKYKEKAWSASQFRENRGLDGIFVGGLSASNVGLQSGAAAAGNFIAGLPASSAPLQSGVAYEGSSKKGKGIKTKNSAIRENVERGMTSHAGLQSGATADGNSVAGLPASNIPLQSGVAAEGSGKKGAIFKTKNSTIRGKAEPEMTVEKPPQLKQSSVYKISKDSSNIPGTVVSEGVNQVVSSSMVDEKTKSHVEDRCLESESKQMAGRCSLTTENDRPCTNGTCQDGELLEVRKSMQISGRHVPVGSKVDNAETNGNCSYLSTCRVSGNAVKGKGEQKFATSQAKIVLDNMPKVRMINQSSNNEVIKSKCSSMSVTRNTQSSKTSVEKDNQVVGVRRSKRVNKKNVPVDTEVHAELMVENSLASSKSVVDTAARRNKGKSLASESVLDDKMCFSMTGTSSGSEAQKLDCSNAILSCQTDVSDMHQSGDVLGVRRSVRINGKHVRVDDELDVETGVDDTFLDLSTFAANTVLKDEEELITKFSELNDKEGRSPESDNMQLKQTNSKKSDSQIFRTHEQVESHDSRNSDKAKNPGSEKSSASQKEIEVAKRKPAGGGNLNTKQKKKQNHGCSLIVRRNGKDNHHGEILPQRKLTILSWLIDFGILTENEKLVYISKNSMGNILNGLVTRGGIWCDDCKEVEPLSKFKAHAGSDLYLPWDNIFLMSGKTLTQCLLESWEKEKKRHKVGFQTVGTDGPDPSDDTCGVCADGGHLICCDNCPSTFHQDCVMLKTLPEGTWYCPYCRCAFCMVAEHGSKGVPDTSALLVCKQCRRKYHQQCAWGNDINEMDSAPISFCGKKCKKLATQLSDMLGVSNSMEGGFSWTLLKCLDENEGVITHERLPFIVECNVKLSMALSVLNECFVPLVDQRTGVNVICQALYNCGSNFNRLNYEGFHTLILEKDEEIISVASLRFHGTNLAEMPFVGTRPLYQRQGMCHRLLKATEDVYVIFIMHKEFDHSCHS, encoded by the exons ATGGCTCCCCTACCCATGGAGAATTCGGCTTTGAATGGCTCGTTCCTGGTCCTAAACTTGGGAAACAACACTGTTGGATTGGGCAACTCTTCTGCATTTCCGGTGGCTTCGAATGCTTTCAATCAGAACACAGTAGAGAGGACTCCCAATCTTAATGCTATCTGCAAAATGGACACTTTGTCTAATTCAACAGAGGAAGCATCATCCGCATCAGAAAGTCATAAAGGTAAAAGAGCCTCCAGGGAAATGGAGGATCCGGATTGGGTGCCAGAGAAGAAGGCCAGGAAGAGCAGTGGTTCAGCTAGCAGAATGGCCAGACCAAAACAAGGGACATCAGTCTGTAAGAATACTTCTGAGATACCACCAATAGAAGACAATAGTATGTTTGGTTCCAAATCAGGACCGCCGCCCCCATACCTAGTGAACCTTCTGCAATTCTTTGGGTGGAGGGTGATATTTCGACCTGGCTTTGGTGACTACATTTACATCTCTCCTAATGGTATTGCTTATTATTCCCTTCCCAAAGCATTTGAGACCTTTCTACATGGTACTTCAAAGTACAAGGAGAAGGCATGGAGTGCATCCCAATTCCGGGAAAACAGGGGGCTTGATGGGATTTTTGTTGGAGGGCTCTCTGCAAGCAATGTAGGCCTGCAAAGTGGAGCAGCGGCTGCTGGCAACTTCATTGCAGGGCTCCCTGCTAGCAGTGCACCCCTGCAGAGTGGGGTTGCATATGAGGGCAGCAGTAAGAAGGGGAAAGGCATCAAGACAAAGAATTCTGCAATCAGAGAGAATGTGGAGCGTGGAATGACAAGCCATGCAGGCCTGCAAAGTGGAGCAACAGCTGATGGCAATTCCGTAGCAGGGCTCCCTGCCAGCAACATACCCCTGCAGAGTGGTGTTGCAGCTGAGGGCAGTGGTAAGAAGGGGGCAATCTTTAAGACAAAGAATTCTACAATCAGAGGGAAAGCGGAGCCTGAAATGACAGTTGAAAAGCCTCCTCAGCTAAAACAGAGCTCTGTCTATAAAATCAGCAAGGATTCATCAAACATACCGGGCACAGTGGTATCTGAAGGAGTGAACCAGGTAGTTTCATCAAGCATGGTAGATGAGAAAACAAAGTCACATGTTGAAGATAGATGCTTGGAGAGTGAATCCAAGCAGATGGCCGGTAGGTGCAGTTTGACTACAGAAAATGACAGGCCCTGTACAAATGGCACATGCCAAGATGGAGAATTGCTTGAAGTAaggaagtctatgcaaattagtGGGAGACATGTTCCTGTAGGAAGTAAAGTGGATAATGCAGAAACTAATGGCAACTGCTCATATTTGTCTACTTGCAGAGTCAGCGGAAATGCGGTAAAGGGAAAGGGGGAGCAGAAATTCGCAACTTCACAAGCAAAAATTGTGCTTGATAACATGCCTAAAGTACGCATGATAAATCAATCATCGAACAACGAAGTTATAAAGTCAAAATGCAGTAGTATGAGTGTTACAAGAAATACACAAAGCAGCAAAACCAGTGTGGAGAAAGATAACCAAGTGGTTGGAGTTAGGAGGTCCAAGCGTGTGAATAAGAAAAATGTTCCAGTGGATACAGAAGTGCATGCAGAATTGATGGTAGAAAACAGCTTGGCTTCCTCTAAATCTGTTGTTGACACAGCTGCTAGAAGGAACAAGGGGAAGTCATTAGCTTCAGAGAGCGTGCTAGATGACAAGATGTGTTTTAGTATGACAGGCACAAGCTCTGGTTCTGAAGCTCAAAAACTGGACTGCAGCAATGCAATCCTTTCATGTCAAACTGATGTCAGTGATATGCATCAATCTGGTGATGTACTTGGAGTCAGGAGATCTGTGCGTATAAATGGGAAACATGTTCGTGTAGATGATGAATTGGATGTAGAAACGGGGGTTGATGACACCTTTTTAGATTTGTCCACGTTTGCAGCCAACACAGTgctgaaggatgaggaagagCTAATAACTAAATTTTCTGAACTAAATGACAAAGAAGGAAGAAGTCCTGAATCAGATAACATGCAATTGAAGCAAACCAATAGTAAGAAATCGGACAGCCAAATATTCAGAACACATGAACAGGTGGAGAGTCATGATTCTAGGAATAGTGACAAGGCAAAGAATCCAGGATCAGAAAAATCCTCTGCTTCTCAAAAGGAGATTGAGGTGGCTAAAAGGAAGCCAGCTGGTGGTGGAAATTTAaatacaaaacaaaagaaaaagcagAATCATGGATGCAGTCTAATTGTTAGGAGGAATGGAAAAGATAATCACCACGGAGAGATCTTGCCACAAAGAAAACTTACTATACTATCTTGGCTAATTGATTTTGGCATTCTAACAGAAAATGAAAAGCTTGTTTACATATCAAAGAACAGCATGGGTAACATTCTTAATGGTTTGGTAACTAGAGGAGGAATTTGGTGCGACGATTGTAAGGAGGTTGAGCCATTGTCAAAATTCAAAGCTCATGCTGGCAGTGATCTTTACCTGCCTTGGGATAACATTTTCCTAATGTCAGGAAAAACATTAACACAATGCCTCCTGGAATCTTGGGAGAAGGAAAAGAAACGTCATAAAGTTGGTTTTCAGACAGTAGGAACTGATGGTCCAGATCCCAGTGATGACACTTGTGGGGTTTGTGCAGATGGGGGACACTTGATATGCTGCGATAATTGCCCTTCGACTTTCCATCAGGACTGTGTGATGCTTAAG ACTCTTCCAGAGGGCACTTGGTACTGTCCATATTGTCGATGTGCCTTTTGCATGGTCGCTGAGCATGGATCAAAAGGAGTTCCTGACACTTCAGCTTTGCTTGTGTGCAAGCAATGTAGACGCAAAT ATCACCAACAATGTGCCTGGGGGAATGACATTAATGAGATGGATTCAGCACCAATTTCTTTTTGTGGGAAAAAATGCAAGAAG CTGGCTACTCAATTATCAGATATGCTTGGTGTCTCAAATTCTATGGAAGGGGGGTTTTCATGGACTTTATTGAAATGTCTGGATGAAAATGAGGGAGTCATCACTCATGAGAGGCTACCTTTTATTGTGGAATGCAATGTAAAACTTTCCATGGCTCTCTCTGTACTGAATGAGTGTTTTGTTCCTCTTGTGGATCAAAGGACAGGTGTGAACGTGATTTGTCAAGCACTTTATAACTGTGG ATCAAATTTTAATCGTCTGAATTATGAGGGATTTCATACCCTAATTCTGGAGAAGGATGAGGAAATTATCTCAGTAGCTTCACTGAG ATTCCATGGGACAAATTTGGCGGAAATGCCTTTTGTTGGTACTCGACCACTGTACCAAAGGCAAGGAATGTGTCATCGCCTTCTCAAGGCAACTGAAGATGTAT ATgttatcttcattatgcataaagAATTTGATCATTCCTGCCATTCCTGA
- the LOC105038303 gene encoding uncharacterized protein isoform X1, with the protein MAPLPMENSALNGSFLVLNLGNNTVGLGNSSAFPVASNAFNQNTVERTPNLNAICKMDTLSNSTEEASSASESHKGKRASREMEDPDWVPEKKARKSSGSASRMARPKQGTSVCKNTSEIPPIEDNSMFGSKSGPPPPYLVNLLQFFGWRVIFRPGFGDYIYISPNGIAYYSLPKAFETFLHGTSKYKEKAWSASQFRENRGLDGIFVGGLSASNVGLQSGAAAAGNFIAGLPASSAPLQSGVAYEGSSKKGKGIKTKNSAIRENVERGMTSHAGLQSGATADGNSVAGLPASNIPLQSGVAAEGSGKKGAIFKTKNSTIRGKAEPEMTVEKPPQLKQSSVYKISKDSSNIPGTVVSEGVNQVVSSSMVDEKTKSHVEDRCLESESKQMAGRCSLTTENDRPCTNGTCQDGELLEVRKSMQISGRHVPVGSKVDNAETNGNCSYLSTCRVSGNAVKGKGEQKFATSQAKIVLDNMPKVRMINQSSNNEVIKSKCSSMSVTRNTQSSKTSVEKDNQVVGVRRSKRVNKKNVPVDTEVHAELMVENSLASSKSVVDTAARRNKGKSLASESVLDDKMCFSMTGTSSGSEAQKLDCSNAILSCQTDVSDMHQSGDVLGVRRSVRINGKHVRVDDELDVETGVDDTFLDLSTFAANTVLKDEEELITKFSELNDKEGRSPESDNMQLKQTNSKKSDSQIFRTHEQVESHDSRNSDKAKNPGSEKSSASQKEIEVAKRKPAGGGNLNTKQKKKQNHGCSLIVRRNGKDNHHGEILPQRKLTILSWLIDFGILTENEKLVYISKNSMGNILNGLVTRGGIWCDDCKEVEPLSKFKAHAGSDLYLPWDNIFLMSGKTLTQCLLESWEKEKKRHKVGFQTVGTDGPDPSDDTCGVCADGGHLICCDNCPSTFHQDCVMLKTLPEGTWYCPYCRCAFCMVAEHGSKGVPDTSALLVCKQCRRKYHQQCAWGNDINEMDSAPISFCGKKCKKLATQLSDMLGVSNSMEGGFSWTLLKCLDENEGVITHERLPFIVECNVKLSMALSVLNECFVPLVDQRTGVNVICQALYNCGSNFNRLNYEGFHTLILEKDEEIISVASLRFHGTNLAEMPFVGTRPLYQRQGMCHRLLKATEDMLSSLCIKNLIIPAIPDLLEMWMKSFSFKPLEPSFKDEIRNLSMVVFARTNLLQKSICNIRAVDPEDMQTDNSIKHGKNTQKNDEPPSTFGEHSQTGGSVTNDQDWWSYEYNTEGLEDDIPDPWRMNADFSEIQYSKVPNGSAFNSLPPYDTSMTNLETLSQSLTAAPLSFPPVNMVLDHNPLATGIISTPDSQLNSLQSATEARDAQYDAVTCTLSFENLIRMRS; encoded by the exons ATGGCTCCCCTACCCATGGAGAATTCGGCTTTGAATGGCTCGTTCCTGGTCCTAAACTTGGGAAACAACACTGTTGGATTGGGCAACTCTTCTGCATTTCCGGTGGCTTCGAATGCTTTCAATCAGAACACAGTAGAGAGGACTCCCAATCTTAATGCTATCTGCAAAATGGACACTTTGTCTAATTCAACAGAGGAAGCATCATCCGCATCAGAAAGTCATAAAGGTAAAAGAGCCTCCAGGGAAATGGAGGATCCGGATTGGGTGCCAGAGAAGAAGGCCAGGAAGAGCAGTGGTTCAGCTAGCAGAATGGCCAGACCAAAACAAGGGACATCAGTCTGTAAGAATACTTCTGAGATACCACCAATAGAAGACAATAGTATGTTTGGTTCCAAATCAGGACCGCCGCCCCCATACCTAGTGAACCTTCTGCAATTCTTTGGGTGGAGGGTGATATTTCGACCTGGCTTTGGTGACTACATTTACATCTCTCCTAATGGTATTGCTTATTATTCCCTTCCCAAAGCATTTGAGACCTTTCTACATGGTACTTCAAAGTACAAGGAGAAGGCATGGAGTGCATCCCAATTCCGGGAAAACAGGGGGCTTGATGGGATTTTTGTTGGAGGGCTCTCTGCAAGCAATGTAGGCCTGCAAAGTGGAGCAGCGGCTGCTGGCAACTTCATTGCAGGGCTCCCTGCTAGCAGTGCACCCCTGCAGAGTGGGGTTGCATATGAGGGCAGCAGTAAGAAGGGGAAAGGCATCAAGACAAAGAATTCTGCAATCAGAGAGAATGTGGAGCGTGGAATGACAAGCCATGCAGGCCTGCAAAGTGGAGCAACAGCTGATGGCAATTCCGTAGCAGGGCTCCCTGCCAGCAACATACCCCTGCAGAGTGGTGTTGCAGCTGAGGGCAGTGGTAAGAAGGGGGCAATCTTTAAGACAAAGAATTCTACAATCAGAGGGAAAGCGGAGCCTGAAATGACAGTTGAAAAGCCTCCTCAGCTAAAACAGAGCTCTGTCTATAAAATCAGCAAGGATTCATCAAACATACCGGGCACAGTGGTATCTGAAGGAGTGAACCAGGTAGTTTCATCAAGCATGGTAGATGAGAAAACAAAGTCACATGTTGAAGATAGATGCTTGGAGAGTGAATCCAAGCAGATGGCCGGTAGGTGCAGTTTGACTACAGAAAATGACAGGCCCTGTACAAATGGCACATGCCAAGATGGAGAATTGCTTGAAGTAaggaagtctatgcaaattagtGGGAGACATGTTCCTGTAGGAAGTAAAGTGGATAATGCAGAAACTAATGGCAACTGCTCATATTTGTCTACTTGCAGAGTCAGCGGAAATGCGGTAAAGGGAAAGGGGGAGCAGAAATTCGCAACTTCACAAGCAAAAATTGTGCTTGATAACATGCCTAAAGTACGCATGATAAATCAATCATCGAACAACGAAGTTATAAAGTCAAAATGCAGTAGTATGAGTGTTACAAGAAATACACAAAGCAGCAAAACCAGTGTGGAGAAAGATAACCAAGTGGTTGGAGTTAGGAGGTCCAAGCGTGTGAATAAGAAAAATGTTCCAGTGGATACAGAAGTGCATGCAGAATTGATGGTAGAAAACAGCTTGGCTTCCTCTAAATCTGTTGTTGACACAGCTGCTAGAAGGAACAAGGGGAAGTCATTAGCTTCAGAGAGCGTGCTAGATGACAAGATGTGTTTTAGTATGACAGGCACAAGCTCTGGTTCTGAAGCTCAAAAACTGGACTGCAGCAATGCAATCCTTTCATGTCAAACTGATGTCAGTGATATGCATCAATCTGGTGATGTACTTGGAGTCAGGAGATCTGTGCGTATAAATGGGAAACATGTTCGTGTAGATGATGAATTGGATGTAGAAACGGGGGTTGATGACACCTTTTTAGATTTGTCCACGTTTGCAGCCAACACAGTgctgaaggatgaggaagagCTAATAACTAAATTTTCTGAACTAAATGACAAAGAAGGAAGAAGTCCTGAATCAGATAACATGCAATTGAAGCAAACCAATAGTAAGAAATCGGACAGCCAAATATTCAGAACACATGAACAGGTGGAGAGTCATGATTCTAGGAATAGTGACAAGGCAAAGAATCCAGGATCAGAAAAATCCTCTGCTTCTCAAAAGGAGATTGAGGTGGCTAAAAGGAAGCCAGCTGGTGGTGGAAATTTAaatacaaaacaaaagaaaaagcagAATCATGGATGCAGTCTAATTGTTAGGAGGAATGGAAAAGATAATCACCACGGAGAGATCTTGCCACAAAGAAAACTTACTATACTATCTTGGCTAATTGATTTTGGCATTCTAACAGAAAATGAAAAGCTTGTTTACATATCAAAGAACAGCATGGGTAACATTCTTAATGGTTTGGTAACTAGAGGAGGAATTTGGTGCGACGATTGTAAGGAGGTTGAGCCATTGTCAAAATTCAAAGCTCATGCTGGCAGTGATCTTTACCTGCCTTGGGATAACATTTTCCTAATGTCAGGAAAAACATTAACACAATGCCTCCTGGAATCTTGGGAGAAGGAAAAGAAACGTCATAAAGTTGGTTTTCAGACAGTAGGAACTGATGGTCCAGATCCCAGTGATGACACTTGTGGGGTTTGTGCAGATGGGGGACACTTGATATGCTGCGATAATTGCCCTTCGACTTTCCATCAGGACTGTGTGATGCTTAAG ACTCTTCCAGAGGGCACTTGGTACTGTCCATATTGTCGATGTGCCTTTTGCATGGTCGCTGAGCATGGATCAAAAGGAGTTCCTGACACTTCAGCTTTGCTTGTGTGCAAGCAATGTAGACGCAAAT ATCACCAACAATGTGCCTGGGGGAATGACATTAATGAGATGGATTCAGCACCAATTTCTTTTTGTGGGAAAAAATGCAAGAAG CTGGCTACTCAATTATCAGATATGCTTGGTGTCTCAAATTCTATGGAAGGGGGGTTTTCATGGACTTTATTGAAATGTCTGGATGAAAATGAGGGAGTCATCACTCATGAGAGGCTACCTTTTATTGTGGAATGCAATGTAAAACTTTCCATGGCTCTCTCTGTACTGAATGAGTGTTTTGTTCCTCTTGTGGATCAAAGGACAGGTGTGAACGTGATTTGTCAAGCACTTTATAACTGTGG ATCAAATTTTAATCGTCTGAATTATGAGGGATTTCATACCCTAATTCTGGAGAAGGATGAGGAAATTATCTCAGTAGCTTCACTGAG ATTCCATGGGACAAATTTGGCGGAAATGCCTTTTGTTGGTACTCGACCACTGTACCAAAGGCAAGGAATGTGTCATCGCCTTCTCAAGGCAACTGAAGAT ATgttatcttcattatgcataaagAATTTGATCATTCCTGCCATTCCTGATCTCTTGGAGATGTGGATGAAATCCTTCTCCTTCAAACCTCTGGAACCATCCTTCAAAGATGAGATCAGGAATTTGAGCATGGTTGTTTTTGCACGAACAAATTTGCTTCAGAAGTCTATATGCAACATTAGAGCAGTGGATCCAGAAG ATATGCAGACTGACAATAGCATCAAGCATGGGAAGAACACACAGAAAAATGATGAACCACCAAGCACTTTTGGTGAGCATAGCCAGACTGGAGGTTCTGTTACAAATGACCAAGATTGGTGGAGTTATGAGTATAACACAGAGGGACTGGAGGATGACATTCCAGATCCTTGGAGAATGAATGCTGATTTTTCAGAGATTCAGTATTCCAAAGTTCCCAATGGATCTGCTTTCAACAGTTTGCCTCCCTATGACACATCAATGACAAATCTGGAGACCCTGTCACAAAGTCTTACTGCCGcacctctctcctttccacctgttaatatggttctaGACCACAATCCCTTAGCTACAGGAATCATATCTACACCAGATAGTCAGCTAAATAGTTTGCAAAGTGCTACTGAGGCAAGAGATGCCCAATATGATGCCGTAACCTGCACCCTCTCATTTGAGAATCTAATCAGAATGAGAAGCTAA